From Terriglobia bacterium, one genomic window encodes:
- a CDS encoding DUF11 domain-containing protein, with translation MMDLTGTTDGTINAVLRPWLNLMACLASRFWISLVIFAGMAPPTLSAQTPTPFATGVTSPGGGMVLSGTAINPKTGAPYRHLWTSDQGGFGLCRIDPDVDTPGPHFLNAGFCMPFVDGVQFKPGQFAFDPLLNNIYAVDLQANSRGIFRLHYLPSGGSGHGSVDPIHTEVLGGNQLAGRQALPGCGIAGNVPNSAVLGPDGNLYIGFKASGDILRVAAPQTEPLPCGNVQVIGSTADGRKNFGLGFIGHDLFGGDGLAAWVIPNGDQCLTPQNGNTLCHGTNILVAQTAVPSFVMSDQLYPALNGRNLFVGNPSDVTLVDLATMQVTMNYASGFQFLSGMALDGTNMNLYIADDPTEGIAGGFGRWWNVGTHGLSIRPATLVKFADGVTAPAGGAVLTGSGINPASGKPYRHLWSGDTGGFGLCRLDPDIDSPGPHLMNAATCIPFVAGVQFKPGQMAFDPNTNNLYTVDMQSNTHGVFRLHFIPGADNGHGGIDIIHQEVLAGNGGVGRNGLPGCGIAGNVPNSAVLGPDDNLYVGFKASGDILRITAPSTDPVPCTNVQVIGSTPDNVRDMGLGWIGHDLYGGDGRAAFIIPNADQCMTPQNGLNPCHGTNFLQRETATPSFVMSDQIYPALNGRTLFVGQPGSISLVDPVSFQVNLSYASGFQLLSAMTLDPGDLTLYVADDPAAGLLPQQGHWWVVAPQPVTPAIPGPPLNVVATAGNASAQVSWVPSPDGQAVTSYTVHNLFNSPGLSMPDVIVTAPPGSTEVPTSITINGLVNGVRYQFEVAATDDVGTSLFSKPSLIIMPFAPSVPKPATNVAAAGHDSSASVAWTGVPDYLNGGFPIITYHVDVEIQNQIERSITVPAAQTSVLITGLTNGVTYTFVVVATNQVGDSLPSLPSNAVTPSAPAPPVPPPAPAVANLAVSISGPTSLPTNSNAGYAILVTNNGSAAVPQVIVTDAFAASSASVASARPSQGTCTTAAAAVTCNLGSVPAGTTVAVGITETVLATVTNKSSLQAQDATGHAMTLANPASGIASVTTNVADPPPPPNPTPTPSPTPAPAPNPTPTPVPVPNPSPSPTPTPSPTPAPAPASITDLELSGSYADGAASGTVTWQVRNLGSMTASGVVLVQHLPASATIQSMTDSLGGTCTQSKGIMNATRFECRVGTLLPGQSWTVIVEVAPSASTAKAAARVRFQGRDPNPANNYALVLMPHEVPTTGSGGTPPPVQPTIDPNLLRRPVGPRPLPEP, from the coding sequence ATGATGGACTTAACGGGCACGACGGATGGAACAATCAACGCAGTTCTAAGACCATGGCTCAACCTGATGGCGTGCCTGGCCTCAAGATTTTGGATCAGCCTTGTAATCTTCGCGGGCATGGCGCCTCCCACGTTAAGCGCCCAAACGCCAACGCCGTTTGCCACGGGTGTAACTTCACCCGGCGGCGGAATGGTTTTGAGTGGCACCGCAATTAATCCAAAGACCGGCGCACCATATCGTCATCTATGGACCAGTGATCAGGGAGGCTTTGGCCTTTGCCGTATTGACCCGGATGTGGACACGCCCGGGCCGCATTTTTTAAACGCCGGATTTTGTATGCCTTTTGTTGATGGCGTCCAGTTCAAGCCCGGTCAATTCGCTTTCGATCCTCTTCTTAATAACATTTATGCGGTGGACCTGCAGGCCAACTCCCGAGGGATCTTCCGATTGCACTACCTTCCCTCGGGAGGAAGCGGCCATGGCTCCGTAGATCCCATTCACACAGAGGTTCTTGGCGGCAACCAGCTCGCAGGGCGGCAGGCATTGCCCGGCTGCGGTATCGCCGGAAACGTTCCCAATTCTGCCGTGCTCGGGCCTGACGGCAACCTTTATATAGGGTTTAAAGCCAGCGGAGACATCCTGCGGGTGGCCGCCCCCCAAACCGAGCCGCTGCCTTGCGGCAATGTGCAAGTGATCGGAAGCACTGCGGACGGCAGAAAGAACTTTGGCCTGGGCTTTATTGGCCATGATCTTTTTGGCGGCGACGGACTCGCAGCGTGGGTGATTCCCAACGGCGATCAATGCCTTACGCCGCAGAATGGCAACACGCTTTGCCACGGCACCAACATTCTTGTGGCGCAAACCGCCGTGCCCAGCTTTGTAATGAGTGATCAGCTTTACCCTGCGCTCAACGGAAGAAACTTATTTGTCGGCAATCCCAGTGACGTGACCCTGGTTGATTTGGCAACCATGCAGGTCACCATGAACTATGCCTCAGGCTTTCAGTTCTTGAGCGGCATGGCGTTGGACGGCACAAACATGAACCTGTATATCGCCGATGATCCTACAGAAGGAATTGCCGGCGGCTTTGGACGCTGGTGGAATGTTGGCACTCATGGCTTGAGCATTCGTCCTGCAACGTTGGTAAAGTTTGCCGATGGCGTAACAGCTCCCGCGGGCGGCGCGGTACTGACCGGTTCGGGGATCAACCCTGCCAGCGGCAAGCCGTATCGGCATCTGTGGTCAGGCGACACAGGCGGATTTGGCTTGTGCAGGCTCGATCCTGATATTGATTCTCCCGGCCCACACTTGATGAATGCGGCCACCTGCATTCCGTTTGTTGCCGGAGTGCAGTTCAAGCCGGGACAGATGGCCTTTGATCCAAACACCAACAATCTTTACACCGTGGACATGCAATCCAACACCCACGGTGTTTTCCGTCTGCACTTTATTCCAGGGGCAGACAATGGACATGGCGGCATCGATATCATCCACCAGGAAGTGTTGGCCGGAAACGGCGGTGTAGGACGCAACGGACTTCCAGGTTGCGGCATTGCCGGGAACGTTCCTAACTCCGCGGTGCTGGGCCCTGACGATAATCTTTATGTAGGTTTTAAAGCCAGCGGCGACATTCTTCGAATAACCGCGCCATCCACAGATCCCGTGCCCTGCACCAACGTGCAGGTGATCGGCAGCACCCCGGACAACGTTCGAGATATGGGTTTGGGATGGATTGGTCACGATCTATATGGTGGTGACGGACGCGCGGCGTTCATCATTCCCAACGCCGACCAATGCATGACGCCGCAGAATGGGCTGAATCCCTGCCACGGCACCAATTTTCTGCAGAGAGAAACGGCTACTCCATCGTTTGTGATGAGCGACCAGATCTATCCTGCGCTGAATGGCCGAACTCTGTTTGTGGGGCAGCCGGGAAGCATCTCTCTGGTTGATCCAGTGTCGTTCCAGGTCAACCTGAGTTACGCCAGCGGTTTCCAGTTGCTCAGCGCCATGACTCTGGATCCCGGTGACCTGACGCTGTACGTGGCTGACGATCCGGCGGCGGGTCTTTTGCCGCAACAGGGGCATTGGTGGGTGGTAGCTCCGCAGCCGGTTACACCGGCTATTCCGGGCCCGCCGTTGAATGTGGTGGCGACAGCCGGCAATGCATCAGCGCAGGTGAGTTGGGTTCCGTCTCCAGACGGACAGGCTGTGACCAGCTACACGGTGCATAATCTATTTAATTCTCCGGGCTTGAGCATGCCGGATGTAATCGTGACTGCGCCGCCGGGCTCCACAGAGGTGCCTACATCGATCACCATCAATGGATTGGTCAACGGCGTTCGTTATCAATTTGAAGTTGCGGCAACGGATGACGTTGGAACCAGCCTATTTTCAAAACCCAGCTTGATCATCATGCCCTTTGCGCCGTCGGTGCCGAAGCCGGCGACGAACGTGGCTGCTGCTGGACACGATTCGTCAGCTTCAGTTGCATGGACTGGGGTTCCGGATTATCTGAACGGCGGATTCCCGATCATTACCTATCACGTTGATGTGGAGATTCAAAACCAGATTGAGCGATCGATCACCGTCCCGGCAGCCCAGACGTCAGTCTTAATCACTGGCTTAACGAATGGCGTTACTTATACATTCGTGGTGGTTGCGACTAACCAGGTCGGCGATAGCCTGCCATCTCTGCCGTCGAACGCGGTCACTCCATCGGCGCCGGCTCCGCCGGTGCCGCCTCCAGCGCCAGCGGTGGCGAATCTTGCGGTAAGCATCAGCGGGCCAACTTCGTTACCCACGAACTCCAATGCTGGATACGCAATCCTGGTAACGAACAACGGCAGCGCGGCAGTGCCTCAAGTAATTGTTACGGACGCTTTCGCGGCAAGCAGCGCATCGGTTGCCTCTGCAAGGCCAAGCCAGGGAACATGCACCACAGCGGCCGCAGCGGTTACGTGCAATCTTGGCAGCGTGCCTGCTGGAACTACCGTAGCTGTTGGAATCACAGAGACCGTTTTGGCGACGGTGACAAATAAATCCAGCCTACAGGCGCAAGATGCAACCGGCCACGCGATGACTTTGGCGAATCCGGCAAGTGGAATTGCCAGCGTGACAACAAATGTCGCGGATCCTCCCCCTCCCCCAAATCCGACGCCGACGCCAAGTCCGACTCCGGCTCCTGCGCCAAACCCAACACCAACGCCAGTTCCCGTTCCAAATCCCAGTCCAAGTCCGACGCCGACGCCAAGCCCAACTCCTGCACCTGCACCAGCGAGCATTACTGATCTTGAGCTGAGCGGGAGTTACGCTGATGGAGCTGCGAGTGGAACAGTCACATGGCAAGTCAGGAATCTTGGGTCGATGACGGCGAGTGGCGTTGTGCTGGTACAGCATTTGCCCGCGAGCGCAACAATTCAGTCGATGACGGACTCATTGGGCGGGACGTGCACGCAGTCGAAAGGCATCATGAATGCGACTCGCTTCGAGTGCCGGGTGGGCACTCTGCTTCCGGGCCAGAGCTGGACGGTGATCGTGGAAGTAGCGCCAAGCGCAAGCACCGCCAAAGCCGCGGCGCGAGTCAGGTTCCAGGGCAGAGATCCAAATCCGGCAAACAACTATGCACTCGTGCTGATGCCGCATGAAGTTCCAACGACCGGAAGTGGTGGCACGCCACCACCGGTCCAGCCAACGATTGATCCGAATCTTCTCAGGCGTCCGGTGGGCCCAAGGCCGCTTCCGGAGCCATGA
- a CDS encoding toll/interleukin-1 receptor domain-containing protein — MNVSTVLPSITSQLTEREWDKLINLILEGCVVPVVGPELLISGEPGQESPLYNLWGRTLADQTGLAVPNGDSASTLYRVTNELSQKENLGDLASDIDSVLRDTRWPVPGALRKLAEILSFSLYVTTSIDHLLKNALEEARASQHQRIEEIIFTPHGAKTRTDLPGDFTDSHMLGLFYLFGASSKVAGDFAKNEDDMIEYSWSLLDQQYAPQRLYDYLQQKAVLLLGCNFPDWLGRFFIHALHGGALPAARHEETINIYYISAHCDAGLADYLKRRRAHVLTEQSPVAFVDELHKRWRSRYKRPDSGEPEGKSPDAPPAFKRGAVFLSYASEDRATVREIRDQLEAAHIDTWMDERGLEPGEEYQRVIRENIEDASFFIAIVSRSLDRTGAKGRFVFREWKWAERASEVRHKDDCFLQAVVIDDTPSSASFVDAPYRDLHWTRLRDGGLPQEFIEVLSRGIRNYRRSR; from the coding sequence ATGAATGTATCTACCGTTTTGCCATCAATCACCTCACAACTGACCGAGCGAGAGTGGGACAAGCTAATCAATCTTATTCTTGAAGGATGCGTGGTTCCAGTGGTTGGCCCAGAACTGCTCATATCTGGTGAACCGGGACAGGAGTCGCCGCTTTACAACTTGTGGGGGCGCACATTGGCTGACCAGACCGGTTTGGCGGTTCCAAATGGCGACTCAGCATCCACTCTGTATAGAGTCACCAATGAACTGAGCCAGAAGGAGAATCTTGGGGACTTGGCATCCGACATCGACTCTGTGCTTCGAGATACAAGATGGCCTGTTCCAGGCGCGCTGCGGAAGCTGGCAGAGATCCTCAGTTTTTCTCTCTACGTGACCACTAGCATCGATCACCTGCTCAAGAACGCGCTGGAAGAGGCGCGCGCGTCACAACACCAGCGAATTGAGGAGATTATCTTTACGCCCCATGGCGCAAAAACCCGGACGGATTTGCCAGGCGACTTCACCGATTCGCACATGCTCGGTCTGTTCTACCTGTTCGGGGCCAGCAGTAAAGTAGCGGGAGACTTCGCCAAGAATGAAGACGACATGATCGAATACAGTTGGTCCCTGCTGGATCAGCAGTACGCGCCTCAACGTCTCTATGACTACCTCCAGCAAAAAGCGGTTTTGTTACTAGGCTGTAATTTCCCGGACTGGCTGGGACGGTTTTTTATTCACGCCTTACACGGAGGCGCGTTGCCGGCGGCACGGCACGAAGAAACAATCAATATCTACTACATTAGCGCGCATTGCGATGCGGGTCTGGCAGATTACCTGAAGCGCCGGCGCGCGCACGTGCTCACGGAGCAGTCTCCTGTGGCTTTCGTCGACGAACTACATAAACGCTGGCGGAGCCGGTACAAGCGGCCGGACTCTGGGGAACCGGAAGGCAAGTCGCCAGATGCACCTCCCGCTTTCAAGAGGGGCGCGGTATTTCTGAGTTACGCCAGCGAAGATCGTGCCACGGTGAGGGAAATCCGGGATCAACTGGAAGCAGCCCACATCGACACTTGGATGGACGAACGTGGTCTTGAACCGGGAGAGGAATATCAGCGGGTCATTCGGGAAAATATCGAAGACGCGTCATTCTTCATCGCAATCGTCTCCCGTTCCCTGGATCGAACCGGTGCAAAGGGACGCTTTGTCTTTCGAGAATGGAAGTGGGCCGAACGTGCTTCTGAAGTACGCCATAAAGATGACTGCTTTTTGCAGGCAGTAGTCATCGACGACACGCCCTCTAGCGCGTCATTCGTGGATGCGCCATACCGGGATTTGCACTGGACTCGTCTGCGTGACGGCGGGTTGCCGCAGGAATTCATTGAAGTTCTGAGCCGTGGAATCCGAAATTACCGGAGGTCACGATGA
- a CDS encoding sigma-54 dependent transcriptional regulator: MKRSSSPSGKARILLVNYDAAITQLLESAHYQLETVSGQEAMQRTEGGLQFDLVLLHLDEHNLCGLEMIEVWRCVSPNLEIVVVSQVNDVGIVVRAMRLGALDYIVGPREGQDFLEEIERLLSGRTQTLDDPDVGDESCERFEHVENDISFLAVSPAMRKIRAQVAQVAKVDIPVLLLGESGVGKEVLTRLIHKLSRRSGKSIVKVNCAALPADLLESELFGYEPGAFTGANRSKPGTLELCDKGTVFLDEIGEMSPTVQAKLLHVLQDGKFSRLGGRSTLSSNFRVLAATNINVKEAISARAFREDLYYRLNAFTINVPPLRERSEEIPILVKHFMQQFSEKYDCSPAACSPNLIRACLRYPWPGNLRELGNFIKRYMVLQDEAVAIAELEEQQSSAGIGMEFTDEDCLISARGLKSMVQDLKERAEPKIIERVLIATKWNCKAAAKQLKISYKALLYKMKQYHVLPPGVTGPGLRNAQG, encoded by the coding sequence CATGCAACGGACCGAAGGCGGGTTGCAGTTTGACTTGGTTCTGCTCCATCTGGATGAACACAACCTTTGCGGCCTGGAAATGATTGAAGTCTGGCGGTGCGTGAGTCCGAACCTGGAGATTGTCGTGGTTTCCCAAGTTAACGACGTGGGCATAGTGGTGCGGGCAATGCGCCTGGGGGCGCTCGATTACATCGTCGGGCCGCGCGAAGGGCAGGACTTTCTTGAGGAAATAGAGCGGCTACTATCGGGTCGCACACAAACCCTGGACGATCCCGATGTCGGCGACGAATCCTGCGAGCGTTTTGAACACGTGGAAAATGACATCTCTTTTCTGGCGGTGAGTCCGGCCATGCGCAAGATCCGCGCCCAGGTGGCGCAGGTGGCCAAGGTGGATATCCCCGTTCTTTTGCTGGGAGAGAGTGGTGTGGGTAAAGAAGTACTGACGCGGTTGATTCATAAGCTATCCCGGCGGTCAGGCAAGTCGATTGTCAAAGTCAATTGCGCGGCGCTGCCGGCAGACTTGTTGGAGAGTGAACTCTTTGGTTACGAGCCTGGCGCCTTCACCGGAGCCAACCGTTCTAAACCTGGCACGCTGGAACTTTGTGACAAAGGCACTGTTTTTCTGGATGAGATCGGAGAAATGAGCCCCACGGTGCAAGCTAAACTCTTGCATGTATTACAAGATGGCAAATTTTCACGGTTGGGAGGCCGATCGACGTTGAGTTCTAATTTCCGGGTGCTGGCCGCAACCAACATCAATGTGAAAGAAGCCATCAGCGCCCGGGCGTTCCGTGAAGACCTGTATTATCGGTTGAACGCCTTCACCATCAATGTTCCGCCATTGCGTGAGCGGAGTGAAGAGATTCCAATCCTGGTAAAACACTTCATGCAGCAGTTTTCAGAAAAATATGATTGTTCGCCGGCTGCCTGCTCACCCAACTTGATTCGGGCATGCTTGCGCTACCCCTGGCCGGGTAACCTGCGCGAGCTGGGCAATTTTATCAAGCGATACATGGTGCTTCAGGACGAAGCTGTTGCCATTGCGGAACTTGAAGAGCAGCAAAGTTCCGCTGGAATCGGCATGGAGTTTACCGATGAAGACTGTTTGATCAGCGCCCGCGGGCTAAAGTCAATGGTGCAGGATTTGAAGGAGAGAGCAGAACCAAAAATCATTGAACGCGTCTTGATTGCGACCAAATGGAATTGCAAAGCCGCTGCAAAGCAACTGAAGATCAGCTATAAAGCATTGCTCTACAAGATGAAGCAGTATCATGTCCTCCCTCCAGGGGTCACCGGCCCCGGGTTGCGCAACGCGCAAGGGTAG
- a CDS encoding cytochrome C peroxidase, whose amino-acid sequence MAFSSGKGSGSGGGGGNSGGSNSGGGNSGGGNSGRNGNTVSTSSKGGNSGGGKNQTGNQGGAQNGNQTANQTADRGGRKLSSLKTVPVPGPTAAELNDVVRDKAAAIALGKAFFWEMQFGSDGFTACATCHFNAGADSRTMNQADPGLRRVDGNGNPSADSTIFHPGFGPNHQLSVSDFPLHKLADPNRANSVVLSDNNNIVGSQGVFRNDFNDVVFGLGTEDETSVADPVWSITDPSGAPLNVRRSTPRNAPPVINAVFNYRNFWDGRAQNTFNGVNPFGTGDPNAALLQTDASSLDIVHEVTLRLSNSALASQAVGPPGSDVEMSATGRPFVKMGKKMLSVTPLVMQQVSPQDSVLGSLSADPFTGLNTDYVSMIQAAFQPKWWSSDVIVDKDSNFIHLGRPMNTDEYSQMEYNFSMFWGVAIQMYESTLVSDSSRFDQFMEGNRGALSTLEQRGLDRFQGKGGCTNCHNGGELTDATISSIASRGVVERLPGGRWHDVGFHNIGVRPTDDDMGIAASDPSGLASLSAAQLASMGQLSGTAVPAGAPVAVRGAVKTPSLRNIELTGPYFLNGGQATLDQVVDFYSRGGDFPSADVDPNLQRAGFSADDKAAVVAFLKSLTDERVRSQSAPFDHPSLIVPNGMVITDGVLNEQTITIPAVGAGGGSPLTKFCAGLDGGPSPGCN is encoded by the coding sequence ATGGCCTTTTCCAGTGGCAAAGGATCCGGCTCAGGCGGTGGTGGCGGTAATAGCGGTGGCTCCAATAGTGGTGGCGGCAACAGCGGCGGCGGAAATAGTGGTCGCAATGGAAACACCGTTAGTACCTCGTCAAAGGGTGGCAATTCCGGTGGCGGTAAAAACCAAACCGGCAATCAAGGCGGAGCACAGAACGGCAATCAAACCGCCAACCAGACTGCAGACAGGGGCGGCAGAAAACTTAGTTCGCTCAAGACCGTGCCTGTGCCAGGACCAACTGCCGCCGAGCTGAATGACGTTGTTCGCGACAAAGCTGCGGCAATCGCGCTGGGCAAGGCGTTCTTCTGGGAGATGCAGTTTGGCAGTGACGGTTTTACCGCATGCGCAACCTGCCACTTCAATGCCGGCGCTGACAGCCGCACCATGAACCAGGCTGATCCTGGCCTGCGTCGCGTGGATGGCAACGGAAATCCGTCTGCTGACTCCACCATTTTCCATCCCGGCTTTGGCCCGAACCACCAGCTCAGCGTCAGCGATTTTCCGCTGCACAAGCTGGCCGATCCCAACCGTGCAAACTCCGTGGTGCTTTCTGACAACAACAATATTGTCGGGTCCCAGGGCGTCTTCCGGAATGATTTCAATGACGTGGTTTTCGGTCTCGGCACTGAAGATGAAACATCTGTCGCCGATCCCGTCTGGTCCATCACTGATCCTTCCGGCGCTCCGCTTAACGTTCGGCGATCCACGCCGCGCAATGCTCCGCCAGTGATCAACGCGGTCTTCAACTATCGCAACTTCTGGGATGGCCGCGCGCAGAACACTTTCAACGGCGTGAATCCCTTCGGCACGGGTGATCCGAATGCCGCGCTGCTGCAAACCGACGCCTCCAGTCTGGACATTGTTCATGAAGTCACGCTGCGCCTCTCGAACTCCGCGCTGGCTTCACAGGCGGTTGGTCCTCCGGGCAGCGATGTCGAGATGTCCGCTACGGGCCGTCCTTTTGTAAAGATGGGCAAGAAGATGCTTTCGGTCACGCCGCTGGTCATGCAGCAAGTCTCGCCCCAAGACAGCGTACTCGGCAGCCTCAGTGCTGATCCTTTCACCGGCCTCAATACCGATTATGTCTCCATGATCCAGGCCGCGTTCCAGCCAAAGTGGTGGAGCTCAGACGTGATCGTGGACAAGGACAGCAATTTCATCCATCTGGGCCGGCCCATGAACACTGACGAATATTCGCAGATGGAATATAACTTCTCCATGTTCTGGGGCGTGGCTATCCAGATGTATGAGTCCACGCTGGTGTCAGACAGCTCACGTTTTGACCAGTTCATGGAAGGGAACCGCGGCGCCTTGAGCACTTTGGAGCAGCGCGGCCTCGATCGCTTCCAGGGCAAAGGCGGATGCACCAACTGCCACAACGGCGGCGAATTGACTGACGCAACGATTTCCAGCATAGCCTCTCGCGGCGTGGTAGAGCGCTTGCCCGGCGGACGCTGGCACGATGTTGGCTTCCATAACATCGGCGTCAGGCCCACTGATGACGACATGGGAATCGCTGCCTCCGATCCGTCAGGTCTCGCTTCGCTCTCCGCGGCGCAACTGGCCTCCATGGGACAGCTTTCCGGAACGGCCGTTCCCGCTGGTGCGCCGGTTGCGGTGCGCGGAGCGGTAAAAACTCCGAGCCTGCGCAACATCGAGCTCACCGGTCCATACTTCCTCAATGGCGGCCAGGCCACTCTTGACCAGGTTGTGGACTTCTACAGCCGCGGCGGCGATTTTCCCTCCGCAGATGTTGATCCCAACTTGCAGCGCGCCGGCTTCAGCGCGGATGACAAAGCAGCAGTCGTTGCGTTCCTGAAGTCGCTCACCGATGAACGTGTTCGCTCGCAGAGCGCGCCTTTCGACCATCCTTCATTGATCGTTCCCAACGGCATGGTCATTACCGATGGAGTGCTCAACGAGCAAACCATCACCATTCCAGCAGTCGGCGCAGGCGGCGGCTCTCCGTTGACCAAGTTCTGCGCAGGTTTGGATGGTGGTCCCAGCCCGGGCTGTAACTGA
- a CDS encoding Crp/Fnr family transcriptional regulator — MERDSKPDNRIVPASGQGTKAPPAWADGPVACLRAPGVNSSVIRLKKKDAVFYQAMPADCIFYLLKGRIKLTAVSAEGKEATTALLRAGDFLGEECIAADDAIRTTSAIAICEGMVLRTERKAILEVLRRDQQFFKFFVSFIVARNVRMQEDMIDRLFHTAEKRLARVLLLLAGFEGSGQSEIVIPKVSQETLAEIVGTSRSRVSTFLNNFRKQGLIDYDGDYSGDLLVRSSLRSIISKEN, encoded by the coding sequence ATGGAAAGAGACAGCAAGCCTGACAACAGAATAGTCCCTGCTTCCGGCCAGGGGACCAAAGCCCCACCTGCCTGGGCTGACGGCCCGGTGGCGTGTTTGCGCGCACCGGGTGTCAACAGCAGCGTCATTCGACTGAAAAAGAAAGATGCGGTGTTTTACCAAGCCATGCCCGCGGACTGCATATTTTATCTGCTCAAGGGGCGGATCAAGCTGACGGCTGTTTCCGCGGAAGGCAAGGAAGCGACGACTGCGCTGTTGCGAGCGGGGGATTTCCTGGGCGAAGAATGCATCGCGGCAGATGATGCGATACGCACGACAAGCGCCATTGCCATCTGCGAAGGCATGGTGCTGCGGACAGAGCGCAAAGCCATCCTTGAGGTCTTGCGACGCGACCAGCAGTTCTTCAAGTTCTTCGTGTCGTTTATCGTCGCGCGAAACGTGCGCATGCAGGAAGACATGATTGACCGGCTCTTTCATACCGCCGAGAAGCGGCTGGCCCGCGTCCTGTTGCTGCTGGCCGGCTTCGAGGGTTCAGGCCAGTCGGAGATCGTGATTCCCAAGGTGAGCCAGGAGACGCTGGCAGAGATTGTCGGCACGTCGCGATCGCGGGTAAGCACTTTCTTAAATAACTTCCGCAAGCAGGGCCTGATTGACTACGATGGTGATTACAGCGGCGACCTGCTGGTCCGCAGTTCGCTCAGATCGATTATTTCCAAAGAAAATTAG